Proteins co-encoded in one Corvus moneduloides isolate bCorMon1 chromosome 7, bCorMon1.pri, whole genome shotgun sequence genomic window:
- the LOC116446731 gene encoding histamine N-methyltransferase-like: MASPMRSLLADPDRYLQSFRLFLERSTEHQCMQEFVERQLPGVIASIGNGKSTINVLSVGGGAGEMDLQILSKIRARYPEATINNEVIEPSADQISKYKERVAQASNLENIKFTWHKETAYEYESRVNAEKKTKKWDFIHMIQMLYYVRDIPATIRYFHSLLESQAKLLIILVSGKSGWETLWKKYGSSFPLEDLCSYVSSADLPRMLDSAGLKYQLYELPSRMDITSCFIEGDKDGELLLDFLTETLEFAKTAPPELKHQLMEDLRKPGCSENKDGKVFFNNNLGVIVIDP; this comes from the exons ATGGCATCACCCATGAGGAGTTTGCTCGCTGATCCTGACAGATACCTCCAGTCATTCCGCCTCTTCCTGGAGAGGTCGACCGAGCACCAGTGCATGCAGGAGTTCGTGGAGAGGCAGCTGCCGGGCGTGATAGCGAG taTTGGAAATGGGAAGTCTACAATCAATGTTCTAAGCGTTGGTGGTGGAGCAG GTGAGATGGATTTGCAGATCCTCTCAAAAATACGAGCCAGATATCCTGAGGCCACCATCAACAATGAAGTAATAGAGCCCAGTGCTGACCAAATCTCCAAGTACAAAG AGCGTGTGGCTCAGGCATCAAACCTCGAGAACATAAAGTTTACCTGGCACAAGGAGACAGCTTATGAATATGAAAGTCGAGTGAATGCAGAAAAGAAGACTAAAAAGTGGGACTTCATTCACATGATCCAG ATGCTCTATTATGTGAGAGATATCCCAGCAACTATCCGGTATTTCCACAGCCTCCTGGAATCGCAGGCAAAGCTCCTCATTATCCTGGTGTCAG GAAAGAGTGGCTGGGAAACACTGTGGAAGAAGTATGGGtcttccttccctctggaaGATCTTTGCTCTTATGTTTCCTCTGCTGATTTGCCAAGGATGCTGGATTCAGCTGGGCTGAAGTACCAGCTCTACGAGCTCCCATCCCGCATGGACATAACGAGCTGCTTTATTGAAGGGGACAAAGATGGGGAGCTGTTGCTGGACTTCCTGACAGAAACACTTGAGTTTGCTAAAACTGCCCCCCCTGAACTAAAGCATCAGCTAATGGAAGACTTGAGAAAGCCTGGATGCAGTGAAAACAAAGATGGGAAGGTGTTTTTCAATAACAACCTGGGCGTAATAGTGATTGACCCATGA